The Ipomoea triloba cultivar NCNSP0323 chromosome 13, ASM357664v1 genomic interval CAAATCAGCAAGCAACATAGAATAGAGGAGGAAATTCCGGGGCTGATTAAGGTTTATCGAGATGGTCACGTGGAGAGACCGCAGATTGTCCCGAATGTCTCGTGTTCATTGCCTCCAGAATTTGGTGTGACTTGTACTGATGTGAAAATTGATAAGAGCACGAACATTTGGGCACGTTGTTACGTTCCGAGATGTGATTATAATAAGGTTCCGCTATTAGTGTATTTTCATGGAGGTGGATTTTGCGTGGGCTCGGCTTCTTGGAGTTGTTACCATGAATTCCTGGCAAAATTGTCAAGAAAAGCAAATTGTGTGGTATTCTCAGTGAACTACAGGTTGGCACCGGAAAATCCACTTCCGGCAGCGTACGATGACGGCGTTAAGGCAGTTATGTGGTTAAGGCAAcatgcggcggcggcggccaaagaatataattattgCTGGTCAAACAAATGTGACTTTTCTAGTGTTTTCCTAGGTGGTGACAGTGCGGGAGCCAATATAGCCCACAATGTTGCCATAAGGTTATGTCAAGAATTTAAACCCTTAAACCCTTTGGTCATAAAAGGGACCATTCTCATACAACCATTTGTGGGAGGAGAATCAAGAACTTATTCGGAGATATACACGGCGCAACCGTCGCACTCGGCGCTCACATTGGCCGCCTCCGACACGTATTGGCGGCTAGCACTCCCCGTGGGGGCTAACCGTGACCACCCGTGGTGCAACCCAATTATTACCACAAATATGAAGGAGGTGATGAGGGTTCCACCAAGCCTAGTGGTCATATCGGAGCTAGATATATTGAAAGATAGGAGCTTGGAGTTGTGTGGGGCTTTGAGTAGAGCTGGTAAGAAAGTGGAGTTGTTTATGTGCAAAGGTGTTGGCCATGCATTTCATATTCTTAGCAAGTCACAGCTCGCACAAACAAGAACTGATGAATTGATTGCTCAGATCAAGACCTTCACCGCCACCTAGCTAGCTCATATCATTAACaagaagctagctagctagcgcAGCCATGATTTAATGTTGTCTACTGTAAATTATTACATGTTTTAGTTTAAtgcaaaagtaaaagaaatttaataaaaagaagCAGCCAGATATGTTACATAACTTACCTGGCTTTGCCTAGCTTTTACATTTTGctcatgtattatatatattgttacatTTTGTTTGGGGAACGTTTTTACATTTCAAACATGTCTGTCTCCACTACCGTGTAAAttctaataaattaaagtttaacttGTATATATTCAGGTTTAAAGATGGacccaaaacaataaaatatgatGCATTTATATGTCAATCTTCTTATTTACATTAATAAATTGCTTACCTTAGATTGCTAgatttgtattcttgtttttTAACTTTCCATTTGTCTGGTACTTGGTTAGTTGGTATAACCCAATGACAAACTTGTTCATATTTGAACAAGCTAAGAGAGCATGTCTTATTGAGGATTCTGGGCTGCAATAAATACCAAATGGGCGTGATATGCAGCAAGTTGGGTTACCTCAATTGGacttccatataattaatactacATACACATGTATAGGCCAGGCCAGTGAAAAAAACTAAGGCCCAGCTTCAACTGTTGAGTGTGGTCTATAGTTTATACTGCCTTATCCTCtcaactctcaagtctcaaccacCTACCTGCCAGTGAATCCAACTGTACCTTCCGTAGTTCCGACATAGCTAGCTAGGATTGAAAAATCTCCATCTCCACAGAAAATTAGACCATGTTACCATCAATGTCAGTTCAAGCCAACATAAAGGGAACTTTCGCTTGCCCGTCTTCTTTATTTTCCAAGAAACCTTATCTCCAAACCTCCACAACTCCATTCTCTGTAAAGCCCAGAGCTCCTCCTGCAACAATAATTCTTGAAGCCAAAACCACACCCATTAGAAGAGACTTCAAGATTTCAGCTACGGCTGCTTTGGAGACTGCAGTATCAGCTCCCACCCAggtaattaaaaactttattcttaattatatatatatatttagttgtaAACTACTACTTCAGTTAAGTTGTATGGCTGATAGTGTCAGTTCAAGTTTGTGGTTCAAATTAAAGGCTGTAACTTTGGACAAAAAGTTTGCATTTTTGgccaatataataaaataataataatgtatgtatatgctGGGATTGGTGGCAGCTggttaagtaatatatacatacaattaatgAAAATTGGGTGAATTGTTGTATTGTTGATGGATGGAATTGCATGCAGAAGAGTGGAGCGGGGGTGAAGAAGGTGGGGAAGACGAAGCTGGTTTTGAAGTTCGTATGGATGGAAAAGAACATAGGGTTAGCACTTGATCAAGAAATAGCAGGGCATGGTACAGTTCCTTTGAGTCCATACTTTTTTTGGCCAAGGAAAGATGCATGGGAAGAGCTGAAGACCACACTAGAGAGCAAGCCTTGGATATCTCAGAAGAAAATGATCATATTGCTCAATCAGGCCACTGATATCATCAATTTGTGGCAGCAAAGTGGTGTCAACATCTCCCCTTAATTCTAATTTCTTTTGTAATTCTGTCTCCTTCCTGCCTGCTGCTATGCAAATAACCAATACTCTTGTTTCATcttatttattccttttttttttttaatagtgtgTGACATCGAGGTTTAGAATTATCCATCTTTAtgattatatacataaattgcTCTCTTTTGGAGCAGAAAAATATTGGAGATCCATTTTGGTGAGTTATTTTAGGTGTACCAGTGCACTCAATAATTAGCTATTGAACTAACTACTCAGGATGTTTTGCAGCATTCGATCTGAAATCACAATCTACATTGAGTTAAGGAGAAATGAAGTCCATATATAATCATGCATTTCATCTACGATTAATTGTCATCGAGGTTTAGACAAAGGCAATAGGCAGCTAAGCCAACTACTGGGACAAACCTAAGATAGTTCACCACACCAACCTTGTCCTTCTCAATGTTTTGCAAGTTGTCTCCTATGAGCCACGGTTGGAAAATCATGTATAGACAAATGTCCCAGATGAAGGCGTAGGCAAGTCTTTCGGATCCTAGGTAACTCACCAGGAACTCCCATCTTTCTGATATGCCCCCAAAATTACCATCCCCGCGGCCAAAGATTGCCCAAAATGTTGACAGCAAACAGACACCAACACCAATCAGGCCAACAATGCGTGCACCCCTAGTCATGACGGAACCTAATTGAGAGGTGATCTTTCTTGGATCATCATCTGTGCCACCACCATTTAGCCTAATGGCCATGTATGGTATTAAGAATGCTGCAGTGCAGGATATACAAACAGTTCAATTACTTATTGTAAAACTCTACTGCTGCCAAACAGAGTTTTCAGTATTGCATATTCCATTTGTCCAGCAAAATAAGCCATTGAGTTTGGGAGAAAACTTACTGTTTGTGAGGAACATTTGGAAGCCCCACAGAACATCCAGTGATCCTTTATACCTGTCCCTCTTACGGTCAGTGAACAACAAAGGCGCGAACATAAATGTCCACCCGATAACAAAATTGAATAATCCTTCAGACATCTGGGGGAGAGAGAAAACAAGGACAAAAGCAGCACTTGAGCAAAGAGTTAGTTTCATGTCAATCAGTTATTAGTTTGATGATGAATAAGTTGATCAAGTTTATTATATCACAAAGTACTTACAGGATGAAGCACTGGTGCCTCTAAGAAATGAATGCCAACTACTCTGCCACACAAAAGCAAGATTCAACTCTAAGCAGAACAATATGCAAAAGGTAGGCAGGCCTATAACTAGAGGAGAGAACAAACTAAAGCCTATGGAAACTACAAAGAGAATTTATGCATTTATGTAATATGATAGCAACTACTGTAATAAACTTACTGAGTGTGGATGCATGGTTAACATCTTAGTAGCAAAATCCCTAAAAAAAGTTATAGCATATAAAGGAGCCACTCAATTAACTTAAAAAATCCACCTTAGCTAAGAAACATACCAATGTTTGATAGAGgcagaataaaaaagaaattgaggGAAAGGCCAAGAAGATCATTCACTGTGGCTGAACTGATTCTCCATACAGGATCACCCTGCATTACACAAGATAACATACATAcaacacaataatataaatacagaaagcataattaatatattaatattaatgaaaCAAAATGCAGGCAGGCGCTAAACAAACAGAAATTAACACAAGATTACAGGTGCATAGGGGAGCAAAAACAGCCAAAGCACATAGACCCCCTCTGCAATCCATAGAATAGTCTGTATTAATCTTCTCCTCTGAACATTATCGTGGTTTTCTAGAATCGAGCCATCGCCACTGCCGCCGGATTTCGCAGCGACAAGTACCTTCCCGCGTTTCCAGTTGAGTCCGCTGAATTTGACAAGCTTGTCTCTTCTGCGCAAAGATCCCAACTTTATGCTACCATGAGGCCATTTAGTAGTCTTGATATGAGCAAGGAAGTTTTGTGTTCCTcggagtaaaaaaaaattaggtggCCGCGTCAAAGGCGTAGTGGATAGCAAAGCCACCGTCGTCATCGCCGGCGGTCGCCTCAAGTTCTCTCGTTTTATCGTTGGTGTACAAAAACTGATAATGTAGTGACAAAACTATCATCGTGGCTGGCGCGTGTTCAAGTGTTTGGCCGTCCTGATTCGTAATTAAGTGGCAGAGACCGGGGCAATTTCGGAACATTGGATTTATGGTCTATGACTCTGCATGTGGGGCTTAATTGTTTTTGTTACGCCATTTCTCTCTGAAGTTATGCTAAATGCCATATCTCCAATAGAATGACAGTGCAGGGTTCTTTCCatacttttaatttgttggaaaTGGTCTGACTGCAAATTATTTTCtgcacttttaaattttaatagtgaGCATTAATTCATCATCTCCAAAAGAAGAAGCCTTGACAAATTGTGCAATACAATACAAGATATATATGACAGATCCATAGCCAAATTAAAGAGATGGAAGAAtccaaaaaatgaacaaaatcgatggacatgtatgtatgtatgtatgtatgtaaataCTCAATCTCTGATGAAGTATTATTGTTCAGTTCCTTGTCAGCGCCCAGCGATGTTTGGGTTGAGTTCTCATTGAGATAGGCTTCCTATCCTCATTTAAATTGTCTGCACTTCTATCTTCTGTCTTTGCAGGTTGAATTTTGGGGTCGAATCCACCACCTTCAACATCCCCATTATCTTCATCATCAGTACCTTTGACATCTTTTTCCTCATTAGTTTGAATAGTGTGTGGAGCTTTTGTTGTGTGCAACCTGGGACTATTATATGGAGGATGATCAGATCCACCAGATTCTGAGCGAGAAAGCTCCACGGCAGCTCTGGCAGCTGCGGCCGCATAAGCTGCTGATTCAAATGCTGCCTGGGCGGCATCAGCCACGTCCTTGTACTTTCCCTTCACTTCCATTATTTCTGCACCATCTTCATCCAACACAGGGGGATTGGGAATACGATGATGAGCAGCCGCCCGGTCTTCCTTGCTGTCCACACCCTTTTCCTCCTGGAATCACACTTTCTGATTATAATTTGCTGGACTAGAAAAATAATCTAATAAAACCGGCCAATTCAAGAATTTAATTTAAGCTAGCCTGCGTTAGGTTTTGTCACTACTATACGTACCTTTGTTGCTTCTTCAAGCTGCAAAACAATGTCATTTTCCTTTGCGATTTCTTTGAGGACCTTCAATCTGGTTTCATGGCTAGGCATCCTAGTCGACAGCTTTTGAATCATCTGCATGTGCAGTGACGGATGGAAGTAGTGCGTggttgttaatatatatatattcatatataagcTAGCTAAGacgatagatagatagatagatgaaTGTTGTATGTatgtttacatatatatatacctttggATTGACTCCACAGTTGTTTCTAAGCTCAACAGCCCGGGCGGTGAATTCCTTTCCAAATTTTGCAGTGAAAATGGCGCGAAGCTCTTGAAGCTCTGGGAATTCCCCACACCTTGTAGCTGCAAAAATCAAACTGGATATGGCTTCCCTCAACTCATCAGGACAAACCCTGAACAAATTAGAGGTAAAACAAGTACGTCGATCAAAACATGAAATAAATACACTTTTGTTCAAGTGTGAAGCTagggaattgaattgaagtaaCTTACTTTTCGTGTTCTAACTGGTTGATCCTTTCTGTCAACAGATTACAGTAGCCTTCAACTACAACAAACACATCCAACATGTTCTGCTCCTTGATCACATGCTCAACCTGAACCAACAATTCAGACAAACAATTCAACGCTATCAGATCAGAGAGCCCAACCCACTTTAAAAAAacacattaattaatatatgataGATTACCCGAAGAAGAGCTCTGTCGTGTTGTCCGAGGTTGAGCAGCTGAAGCACATCGGAGCGGGCGATGGAACACTTGGCCTGCCGCTGGTTCTTCAGAACGGCAAGGCGGGAGATGGCCAGGTTTGAGGTGGCTTTCAGCTTCGCGCTCTTCAAGCTTCCTCTTCCAAGCAAGGCGTCAATCCTCTTTCCCATCGGCTCGTTTGTTTGTTATTAGGGGATGGAATGAATTGAAGTTGTATAGTAGTATGTAGGCGGGGGATCGGAGAACAAACGAGCCCTTTCTGTTTACACCTTTTAATTTGGTGCTGACGATTagattattatatgtatatatgtatacgtgAGGTTTGCGGTTACAGCATTAACTCTGATCTACTCCATAATAATACGCTGATTGGATGGATAATGGATATGAATACGTTTCTTAGCGGGCGGACGTGTGgggatactatatatatatttaccttaTAGCCTAAGTCTTGCCAATGGAAATTACACAGTGGACTATGTTGCCTGACGCGGTTGGACTTTTTTGCGGCTGTCTTGTCTGACGCGCTCCAGTTTTGTCATTTTCAACATAACATATAGCGGGGAGAGGTGGACTATGTTGCCACCCAGCGTTTACTATTCACTATTTTTCGTAATCCATGAATGTATGTTTCAGGCCAGGTTAACCCTACAAGTTCAACAATTGTTTGCTTGTCCAGTGATCTCGGCAACGAATGTCTGTCTCATTTGGTTTTTCTTTATTCAAAggttattttgaaaattgtataaattaaataggATGTACGTTAAGGTTTTTTAATTTGCCCAACTCAATCCAAATCAAATTACCCGTACTAGAAGCGATGGTTCTACTCTTTGCTTGAAGAGAAGAATAATGAGTGTGCTTGCTATTTCTCAACTAAAGTAATATATTTCCAAAGCCGTCCATTAGAAGAAATCATCAAATGTACTAGAGTACAAAACTATAAAATAATCAGATCTCAAAAATAGATCAACCCAGCCTgattaacaaaacaaaacaaaacaaaaaactgtaGAATCAGAAAAGGACGTAGTTGATAAAGTGATTTTCCCGGATGAGTTGATCAATTATTTGGGGAATGTTCCACAACAATTTCGTCGACAATGACCCTAATAAGAAGCAATCAAGACTACAGGGGTTTCTCTATTTTTTGCCAAAGACACGTACACTTAGGCAGCAAAGTATATAAATCATTAAATGATTTTGACTTTTGAGGAGGTAGTTGGTCCAATGAaatcaaaaccaattaccagCTTCTAGAAACAACTTACAAGTCGACCTAATGGCGAATGAAGTACAGCAGTTGCTGGATTTAGCCTTATTAAACCTATGCCTTCCTACTTCCCCACTACTTCAACTATctccaaacaaacaaatttcCAACTCAAAATTCTAGCACTATAATTTGGCTGTGCATTAAAATAGATGATTTATGTACCCCCAGAGATACCACTCAACTATGTACCATTCCAATtatttaataaacaaacaaaatatggAAATATGACAACTCATGGTGGATTGCCCATCCAATGAATGGAAACATAAATGCTGACAAACTAATCCTGTCATACACACTCATATTTCAAGTTTTATGTTTtcgtttcttttcttttctgcCAGAACCAAAGAGCATCCAAAATACAAAGTCAAGGATAACTGTTCCATACACTGGATCATCAAGAAGCAGACTACATGAGCTGCTGCATTATTACCAAAATTTGGTTGAATGACCAAGAAACAAGTCAGCCACCAATACTTTAGACACATGGACAATAAACTTCCTTTGAATCTAGTACAACAAAATATATTAGGATACTCATCTAATTCCTGATTGATATTGACCAACAAGAACAACATAACTGAAAGTAATGCAGCACACCTAGATACCCATTTAGtcatcaaaaataatataaaccaaATGTAAACAAGAGTACTTACTATAGTTGCAGAACCATGAAGGCAACCCCTTACCCCTCCTATCAACACACAAAGTCCAATAAAAAACACAATCTTTAGCAAAAGCTTCTTATAAAAAATGAACAGCAGAAAAATTGAAAGGACAACTCACTCTTGAACCCTTTCTCAGTTCAAGGCGTCTTAACATCTCCAGACATTCATTGCTCCAGCATGTGACCACACCATGGATCAGACGCAAATCACGCAATACAATATGATTAGCAAACTGAATTTATGTGAAAACTTGACAGAAGCAAAAACAATGCATTGAAGTAAAGGTCACTGAATCAGTTACCCCAGTTTGGGAGGCATCACAATACATTCAGGACTTTAATAAAAAATGTCCCATGCATACCAAAAAAATTGCATAGAGAGGAAATGCCTGGTGACCATCATCTACTACACCTTCCCAACTCTTGACAGTCAAATTATGCatatgtatatactatatacaatCAAGATTCAAACCATCCACAAATTGTGGGCCCAAATTCTAATGCAGAATAAGTCTACAATCACCAACAGGACGAATATCAGCAAATAAGCAAAGTTGGCATTAATAGGACACAAAAAGCATAATAACTGCAAATGCTGTTGTCACAATAAGCTCCTAACAAACAAACCAAGGTACCTTCTCCAGGGTGCCTTTCAAGCAACTAAACAACTGAATGCTTGTCCCATAATCCTGGTAGATATCCTGAACGAAAAACCAAGTTAGATTTTCCAGGACCCAAACAATTTCAAACGTAAAATGGGTATAATGCTATGAGATTTAGAGCAtaggaaaaaagaaagagatCACAAGGATTCAAAATTAAGACTAAACCAGACATGGCCAAAACCAGTAAAATCTCATTTACACGTACATTGATAAACATGCTTCTATCAATGTGAAACCTTTTAATGTGTCTTGAACCATCACAATTGCAACAATTGTGTCCAAGTACATCTTTAAACAATGAAAGTAACAGGAGAAAACATGTTGTGTAGAGCTTCCTAATGGTGACCATTAAGAATTgagtacaaaaagaaaaatgccaTTAGCAAGTTATCTTACAATAGAAACAGAAAATAGTCCACTGAAAGAACAGCCAAGAAAGAGGCCTCTCCCAGTCAGCTGTCTTCTCTTCCCCCCTTCAATCACGACAATCACTCTGACCACAGCGTTTAAGCCAGCAGAGTATATAAAACAGATAAATGCCCAATGGTTAGACtgaatgtaaatttagttatcATAATTCTACAGGAATCTAGGGCAACAGCATGTCTGCAGTCAAAATCATCATCATTGATCACTTGCCCGTAATGAAAGGATGGCTCAATGCTTGTGAAACTGTGAGTCTCTTATCTGGATCTAGCATGAATATTCTCTCAAGAAGATCtttaaaatttgtgaacatttTTGGATCCTCACCAGGAGAGCCCAAAACAATTGTACCAATATCTTTTGGCTTGATATTAGTAATCAGCTTTCTTACAGCCTGCATGTCAAATAGGAAGTCCTAATTAAAACCAATAAAATTGTCATCAACTATCAAAAACTAGGAATGCAATCTGTAAAAATATTGCTACCTTTTTTGTGACAGGGTCCTCTTCTGTTGCAAGAAAATTAAGATCTTGATCAAAGTGTCGGTCTGTAAATGCTCCCTGTAATAGTTTTGAAGGAATGCAAAGATGAGTATCCACTTCAGTTCATGCTTTACAAGTTGCAAATACAATGCAAGGACAATAGGAACAATCACCCAACATTATCAACAAACAAAAGGAGTCTCAATCTCTAAAACACATTAACCAGATTTAAATGCAAAAGAGGTGAACTTTAGCTGACAGATTAAACTGACCTTTCTAAGCATTTTCTTTGGAAATGGACCCTTTAATTCCATATGAAGACGAAGCATGTCATTGTTTGTTGGACCAGGAAACAAAACTTTTCCAGTATAAAGCTCATACAAGCAGCAACCAACTGACCACATATCCATTGGATGGTCATAGGTCAAGCCCAAAActgaagtaataaaaaaaataaaaacttagaaTAGTGACAACAAGATATCAGTgagtgaagaaaaaaaaaaaggatgtaTGCTAATTTAAGGGGCACTATAAAGCAGCTCATGAGTCATGAGGTATGAAATCAACTCATTCCTTTTGGGGATTTAAAGAGAAAAAACAAACTGCTGAAGAAAATATCAAGAAATAAGAATGCTTACTAATCTCAGGGGAACGGTAAAAACGGCTCACTAGGTATGGAGTAATCTCATTTTTTCCCACAAACATGGCATTACCAAAATCACAAAGCTTCAGAACATTTTTTGCTTCATTCACCTGGCATAAGCAAATGCATTCAAGCCCAACCATAAgcacatatgaaatataacAAAAAGACAACCATCATATCTAGATTGGGAGCAAGGAGGGGGCCATGAATAGGTAAGCATGAAAGAAAAGGTTGCATACCAGCATGTTATCTGGTTTAATATCACAATGAAGAACACCACagttttttaaatgtttcaacGCAATGAATAGCTGCTTCGCATATGCCCTCACAGCAGTAAGTTTTAGTCCAATATTCCGGCCAAACTTCTTCAAAACCTCACGAAGATTCATATGAAGAGATTCAAACACTAAGCAAAGATGATTCCGGTACTTGAAGCTAGAAAGAAAGCGGACACAGTGACGCCTATCCTCAGGATCTGTACCGACTAACTTCTTCAATATCACCAACTCTTCCATACCAGCCTTGTACCTATGCGTAATATCACCAAGAAATTAGGTTGCTTGTAAAGCAGGCAGCAAGTGCAGGAACTGGGAAAGGAATAAAACAGAAGAACATACATTGTTTCATTATTACGGATCATTTTTATTGCTACCTCTTGAGGATCGCCAGGTTTAGCCTTTAGATCTTTAGCACGGACAACCATTGAGAACACTCCTTTTCCATGGGCTGCAATGATCTCATATCGGCCATCAAGCACTTCTCCCAAACGGTAGCCTTTGTAAATGACAAGATGTAAAAGTATTAGATTGTATGACCATGGAtgtgatgaaaaaaaaaattaataaagctcAGCTACACAATTATGTTGGACTTTGATGTTCTGTATATTGAATGAAAGTTGTGCATTTCCCCTACGCATAGGGTTATTTACTATGAATAGGTAGTATATGTGTCACAATCGTTTTTATCTACAACATTAGGAATTTAAAATCAGAAACCATAATGCTATATACTTGCCATATATCAGTTTATACAAGAATTATAATTAGAAATCCATGACAAAGAGACAATAAAGGAAAATGATGACTATTGAGGTCACTGTAAATAAAGGAAGATCAATGACGATCATAAAATGGCAAAGGAGCTAACTTACTATAATACCCCTCTGCATCATCCCAGTTATCATTAAGACCACTTCTTTCAATAGCTAAACCATCTCCTTTACCCTGAGAgacaagaaaaaataataattatatatatatatataaagaagaaAAGGATTTGGTCTatcaaaatcaaacataaaacaTGAGATTGATATGATGAATATGTCAACTGCTGTATAGCCAATCCCCACTTTAATATGTTAAGTCCAACAACACCTTCAGAGATGTGTTGATGTCAAAGTAAGCAAAGAAATGTTAGTGTGCATAGTTATATTTAAGACTTACTTGTTTGCGAACTCCTGCAGGTGATTCTCCAAATATATCATCACAGAACATGTCATTTGACCTCTCACTCTGCAATATTTAACAATTCTAAGCTGTCAATGAGCTATGTCAGTGAACACTTAAAGTacttaaattacaaaatattatccATATTCATtttacatatacacacacagaggccaaaaaaaataaggaaaaccAGAAAAGATAGACATCCATCCATCAATATATTTCCCATACGAAGAAATAAATGAAGTTGCACTAAGAATTCATAATGGAAACagagaatttaaaaatatatagcaGTTGCAATAAAACTTGGAGTACCTTTGGACTACCCTGTCCCAGTCCACCAACTCCAGAAGTCTGCTCATTCACAGAAAGGTTATCCTGGTGAGGAGATTTTCCAACAGAAAACTCTTGGTCACCAACATCAGTGTCTGCATCATCAGTTCTAGCATCAACTTCTGATGCAAGATTAACACCTTGAACTGGCTGAGCAGACTGCTTTACTAGACCCTTATCTGTTTAATCCACGAAAGGTCATTGTTAAGGAATAAGTGATGCATAACCCATAAAGAGAGAGAACAAGGCAAAAAATCCAGGGCCATAAACTACAAACATATGTGAACTATGAGCTAATAATATTAGATAAATAGCCTACTAAAAGAACTCCAATATTGTAAGAAACCAATGCTGATATACAAGTATATAAAGTATGCTATAACCAAAATGTTTGTTCAGCAGAACAACCATTGGAACAGCTTAGAACTTAGagtatacataaaatatttcaccctaaaatgaaattaaagaacaaGATTGCGAGCGCAGCATTAAAGCAGAAGCATCTAAATAGCTTAATCTATGGAACTGCATATAgagaggaggaaaaaaaaaaaaaaaaaaaaaaaggagaccaataaaaaaatttaaaagttaaagaGAGGAAAGACTTACCACTTTCTTCTGAGTGGATTTTAGGTTGCATCTGTTGCTGCTGATTCTTGTATTTTTCAAGTATAGCTTGCCTTCGCCTTCTACTCTCCTCCTTTATACTCTCTATATCTTCTTCTTGTTCAGCAAGTTGCATCGTGATTTTTTCCTGATACTCTTCCTGTTCATCATCATCTCTGCACATAAAAAGAGTATTCCTATTAAAATAAGAACTTTTAAATACAGGATGTACAGACATGAGAAAGATATACCTTCTAAATTTCTCATTTCCCATTTCTACTAGTTTTTTGTCAGAATTACTTTCTTCTACATTGTTTGACGTCTCTCTGTGACTGTGGCGAGTCTCATCATCTCTAATATGCCTGGAAGCACTGTACCTATCTCGATCACCATAGCTACTACCAAAGTCATCATATCCACAACGCCTGCTGGATCTATCACTATCCCTATCCCTATCTCTTTCTCTGTCTCCACTTCTACCTCTTCTGTTCTCCCTATCCTTATCTCTCCTTTCTCTCCCCCTCTCCCGATCACTATCAATATCCCTATGTCTATCCCTATCCTTCTCCTTCTCTCTATCCTGGGTTTTTTCTCTTTTGCTCTCCCTccccctctccctctccctctcccttaCCCTGTAATTTTCTCTAGCTCTTTCGTTATCTTTATCTCTGACTCTATCCCTGTTAATTTCTAAGCTTGCCTCCCTATATCTTTCAATAGTCTCCCGGCTATGATGCCTTTCCTCTCGACTAACATATCTACCATGACTGGGACTGCGCTCTCCTTTTTCCCTTGAAAAATCT includes:
- the LOC116001766 gene encoding serine/threonine-protein kinase prpf4B encodes the protein MASDSTDLSRRKHRRSSPSDDEAKEASKRRKHRHHHHHHHRHHRRSKKHEESDSKSENEIAEAGAEIENEKKALGSGAMGVVVGSSNLGIDYDMEEGEIVDDILPSAAAAHDDDDVDGTARTKELDLDRETEDKLLQNHHIVNLSNPDMKLHGAQVDGPNPSLPSESNLEKSDRNSISSGGYNAKRKDREHEDDKIHKHVGRERMSSEGYHTNGNSVGEYHKGDHRQHDGKRSPDKEDRKQKSYRGDENDFNQKNSLTTEDAGKRHKAGDGASPHDGYYQKGRSRKESKSPNLSGPSELDDKYYKDWKYKNDSDNERMTRRSRDYWHGSRDFSREKGERSPSHGRYVSREERHHSRETIERYREASLEINRDRVRDKDNERARENYRVRERERERGRESKREKTQDREKEKDRDRHRDIDSDRERGRERRDKDRENRRGRSGDRERDRDRDSDRSSRRCGYDDFGSSYGDRDRYSASRHIRDDETRHSHRETSNNVEESNSDKKLVEMGNEKFRRDDDEQEEYQEKITMQLAEQEEDIESIKEESRRRRQAILEKYKNQQQQMQPKIHSEESDKGLVKQSAQPVQGVNLASEVDARTDDADTDVGDQEFSVGKSPHQDNLSVNEQTSGVGGLGQGSPKSERSNDMFCDDIFGESPAGVRKQGKGDGLAIERSGLNDNWDDAEGYYSYRLGEVLDGRYEIIAAHGKGVFSMVVRAKDLKAKPGDPQEVAIKMIRNNETMYKAGMEELVILKKLVGTDPEDRRHCVRFLSSFKYRNHLCLVFESLHMNLREVLKKFGRNIGLKLTAVRAYAKQLFIALKHLKNCGVLHCDIKPDNMLVNEAKNVLKLCDFGNAMFVGKNEITPYLVSRFYRSPEIILGLTYDHPMDMWSVGCCLYELYTGKVLFPGPTNNDMLRLHMELKGPFPKKMLRKGAFTDRHFDQDLNFLATEEDPVTKKAVRKLITNIKPKDIGTIVLGSPGEDPKMFTNFKDLLERIFMLDPDKRLTVSQALSHPFITGK